A genomic stretch from Pectobacterium carotovorum includes:
- the lpxC gene encoding UDP-3-O-acyl-N-acetylglucosamine deacetylase, whose translation MIKQRTLKRIVQATGVGLHTGKKVTLTMRPAPANTGVIYRRTDLNPPVDFPADAKSVRDTMLCTCLVNEHDVRISTVEHLNAALAGLGIDNIVIDVDAPEIPIMDGSASPFVYLLLDAGIEELNCAKKFVRIKQPVRVEDGDKWAEMKPFNGFSLDFTIDFNHPAIDAGNQRYRLDFSADAFVRQISRARTFGFMRDIEYLQSRGLCLGGSMDCAIVVDDYRVLNEDGLRFEDEFVRHKMLDAIGDLFMCGHNIIGAFSAFKSGHALNNKLLQAVLANQEAWEYVTFEDEAEMPLAFKAPSIVLA comes from the coding sequence ATGATCAAACAACGTACACTAAAACGTATTGTTCAGGCGACTGGTGTCGGGTTACATACCGGCAAGAAAGTCACGCTGACCATGCGTCCTGCACCGGCAAATACCGGGGTCATCTATCGCCGCACAGACTTGAATCCCCCGGTTGATTTTCCGGCTGATGCAAAATCCGTGCGTGATACCATGCTCTGTACTTGCCTGGTTAATGAGCATGACGTGCGTATTTCTACGGTGGAGCATCTTAACGCTGCGCTTGCAGGGTTGGGCATTGACAATATTGTCATTGATGTTGACGCACCGGAAATTCCAATCATGGATGGCAGCGCCAGCCCGTTCGTTTACCTGCTGTTAGATGCGGGTATTGAGGAGCTGAACTGCGCCAAGAAATTCGTGCGTATCAAACAGCCAGTTCGCGTTGAAGATGGCGACAAGTGGGCCGAAATGAAACCGTTCAACGGCTTCAGTCTGGATTTCACTATCGACTTCAACCACCCGGCGATTGATGCGGGCAACCAGCGCTATCGTTTGGATTTCTCTGCTGATGCGTTTGTTCGCCAGATCAGCCGTGCGCGTACATTCGGCTTCATGCGCGATATCGAATACTTGCAGTCTCGTGGGTTGTGCCTGGGCGGCAGTATGGATTGTGCCATCGTCGTTGACGATTACCGCGTATTGAACGAAGACGGTCTGCGTTTTGAAGATGAGTTTGTCCGCCATAAAATGCTGGATGCCATCGGTGACCTGTTTATGTGTGGTCACAACATCATCGGTGCGTTCTCTGCGTTTAAATCCGGCCATGCTCTGAACAACAAACTGTTGCAGGCTGTGTTGGCCAATCAGGAAGCGTGGGAATACGTGACCTTTGAAGACGAAGCTGAAATGCCGCTGGCGTTTAAAGCACCGTCTATCGTGCTGGCGTAA
- the ftsZ gene encoding cell division protein FtsZ, with the protein MFEPMELTNDAVIKVIGVGGGGGNAVEHMVRERIEGVEFFAVNTDAQALRKTAVGQTIQIGSGITKGLGAGANPEVGRNSAEEDREALRSALEGADMVFIAAGMGGGTGTGAAPVVAEVAKDLGILTVAVVTKPFNFEGKKRMAFAEQGIAELSKHVDSLITIPNDKLLKVLGRGISLLDAFGAANDVLKGAVQGIAELITRPGLMNVDFADVRTVMSEMGYAMMGSGVARGEDRAEEAAEMAISSPLLEDIDLSGARGVLVNITAGFDLRLDEFETVGNTIRAFASDNATVVIGTSLDPEMNDELRVTVVATGIGMDKRPEITLVTNKQASQPVMDHRYQQHGMTPLAQEKPTAKVVNDQNPQTNKEPDYLDIPAFLRKQAD; encoded by the coding sequence ATGTTTGAACCAATGGAATTAACCAACGACGCGGTGATTAAAGTCATCGGCGTCGGTGGCGGCGGCGGTAATGCCGTTGAACACATGGTGCGTGAGCGCATCGAAGGCGTCGAATTCTTCGCGGTTAACACGGATGCGCAGGCATTGCGTAAAACGGCTGTCGGCCAGACGATTCAGATCGGTAGTGGCATCACAAAAGGTCTGGGCGCAGGCGCTAACCCGGAAGTCGGCCGTAACTCGGCTGAAGAAGATCGCGAAGCGCTGCGTTCAGCACTGGAAGGTGCGGACATGGTGTTTATCGCCGCAGGTATGGGCGGTGGTACGGGTACAGGTGCTGCGCCGGTTGTGGCTGAAGTCGCAAAAGACCTGGGCATTCTGACTGTCGCTGTGGTGACCAAGCCTTTCAACTTTGAAGGCAAAAAGCGTATGGCGTTTGCGGAGCAGGGTATCGCCGAGCTGTCTAAGCACGTCGACTCGCTGATCACCATTCCAAACGACAAACTGCTGAAAGTGCTGGGACGCGGTATTTCCCTGCTGGACGCATTTGGCGCGGCAAACGATGTGCTGAAAGGCGCGGTGCAAGGTATCGCCGAGCTGATCACACGTCCGGGTCTGATGAACGTCGACTTTGCTGACGTGCGTACCGTGATGTCCGAAATGGGTTATGCCATGATGGGTTCTGGCGTTGCGCGTGGTGAAGACCGTGCAGAAGAAGCTGCTGAAATGGCGATCTCCAGCCCACTGCTGGAAGATATCGATCTGTCCGGCGCGCGCGGCGTGTTGGTCAACATCACGGCGGGCTTTGACCTGCGTCTGGATGAGTTCGAGACGGTCGGTAATACCATCCGTGCATTCGCGTCCGACAATGCGACAGTGGTAATCGGTACGTCGCTTGACCCAGAAATGAATGACGAACTGCGTGTAACGGTCGTTGCAACGGGTATCGGTATGGACAAACGTCCTGAGATTACGTTGGTGACGAACAAGCAGGCCAGCCAGCCTGTGATGGATCATCGCTATCAGCAGCACGGTATGACGCCACTGGCGCAAGAAAAACCAACTGCCAAAGTGGTTAACGACCAGAATCCGCAGACGAATAAAGAGCCAGACTATCTGGATATCCCGGCGTTTCTGCGTAAGCAAGCAGACTAA
- the ftsA gene encoding cell division protein FtsA: MIKSTDRKLVVGLEIGTAKVAALVGEVLPDGMVNIIGVGSCPSRGMDKGGVNDLESVVKCVQRAIDQAELMADCQISSVYLALSGKHISCQNEIGMVPISEEEVTQDDVESVVHTAKSVRVRDEHRVLHVIPQEYAIDYQEGIKNPVGLSGVRMQAKVHLITCHNDMAKNIVKAVERCGLKVDQLIFAGLASSYAVLTEDERELGVCVVDIGGGTMDIAVYTGGALRHTKVIPYAGNVVTSDIAYAFGTPPTDAEAIKVRHGCALGAIVGKDENVEVPSVGGRPPRSLQRQTLAEVIEPRYTELLNLVNDELLQLQEQLRQQGVKHHLAAGIVLTGGAAQIDGLAACAQRVFHTQVRIGQPMNITGLTDYAQEPYYSTAVGLLHYGKESHLGGEHEVEKRASVSNWFKRINSWLRKEF, from the coding sequence ATGATCAAGTCGACGGACAGAAAACTGGTAGTTGGGCTGGAAATCGGTACAGCAAAAGTGGCTGCGCTGGTAGGGGAAGTTCTGCCCGATGGCATGGTCAATATTATTGGCGTAGGCAGTTGCCCGTCACGCGGTATGGATAAAGGCGGCGTAAACGATCTGGAATCGGTCGTTAAATGTGTTCAGCGCGCTATTGATCAGGCCGAGTTGATGGCAGACTGCCAGATCTCTTCCGTGTATCTGGCGCTCTCGGGAAAACACATCAGCTGCCAGAATGAAATAGGGATGGTGCCTATTTCAGAAGAAGAGGTCACGCAGGATGACGTGGAAAGCGTGGTGCATACCGCTAAATCCGTTCGCGTGCGCGATGAACACCGCGTTCTCCATGTGATCCCACAGGAGTACGCGATCGATTATCAGGAAGGGATTAAAAACCCGGTTGGCTTATCCGGCGTGCGCATGCAGGCGAAAGTCCACCTGATAACCTGCCATAACGATATGGCGAAGAATATTGTTAAAGCCGTTGAGCGTTGCGGTTTAAAAGTCGACCAGCTGATTTTTGCGGGACTGGCTTCCAGTTATGCGGTTCTGACAGAAGACGAACGTGAGCTGGGCGTGTGCGTAGTGGATATCGGTGGCGGTACAATGGATATCGCGGTCTACACTGGCGGCGCATTGCGACACACTAAAGTGATTCCGTATGCGGGCAATGTGGTTACCAGCGATATTGCCTACGCATTTGGTACGCCGCCGACGGATGCCGAAGCGATCAAGGTACGTCACGGTTGTGCATTAGGCGCGATCGTCGGCAAGGATGAGAATGTGGAAGTCCCGAGTGTTGGAGGACGTCCACCCCGCAGTCTGCAAAGACAGACTCTGGCGGAAGTGATTGAACCACGTTACACCGAGCTGTTGAACTTGGTGAACGATGAACTTTTACAGTTGCAGGAGCAGTTACGTCAACAAGGCGTGAAACACCATCTGGCAGCAGGGATTGTGCTGACGGGCGGTGCCGCGCAAATAGACGGTCTGGCGGCCTGTGCGCAGCGAGTGTTCCATACACAGGTGCGTATTGGACAACCAATGAATATAACAGGGCTGACGGATTATGCCCAAGAGCCTTATTACTCAACGGCGGTTGGGTTGCTGCATTACGGAAAAGAATCTCATCTGGGTGGTGAGCATGAAGTCGAAAAACGAGCCTCAGTGAGCAACTGGTTCAAACGAATCAACAGCTGGTTGAGGAAAGAATTTTAA
- the ftsQ gene encoding cell division protein FtsQ, with protein MSQAALNTRGREPETKGTRRSNGGQLAGMIFLLMVVGTIVWGSWMVVGWMKDASRLPLSRMAVTGERQYTTNDDIRQAILSLGSPGTFMTQDVNVLQQQIERLSWIKQASVRKQWPDELKIHLVEYVPVARWNDQLMVDAEGNSFSVPAERIGNRKMPLLYGPEGSETEVLEGYRTMSQTLAAGKFTLKTVAMSARHSWQLGLDDDTRLELGRDDRAKRLQRFIELYPLLQRQAQSENKRISHVDLRYDSGAAIGWAPALLDQQNGDRQRVGQ; from the coding sequence ATGTCGCAGGCAGCGCTGAATACACGCGGACGAGAGCCTGAAACGAAAGGAACACGTCGCAGTAATGGTGGCCAACTGGCAGGGATGATTTTCCTGCTGATGGTGGTAGGGACTATCGTCTGGGGAAGCTGGATGGTAGTGGGGTGGATGAAAGATGCCAGCCGTTTACCGCTTTCCCGCATGGCTGTAACAGGGGAAAGACAGTACACCACCAACGACGATATCCGTCAGGCCATTTTGTCGTTGGGGTCGCCGGGCACGTTCATGACACAGGATGTGAATGTGCTCCAGCAGCAGATTGAACGTTTGTCGTGGATAAAACAGGCCAGCGTGCGTAAGCAGTGGCCGGACGAATTAAAGATTCATCTGGTTGAATATGTTCCGGTAGCACGTTGGAATGATCAGCTAATGGTTGATGCGGAAGGAAATTCGTTCAGTGTACCTGCCGAACGTATTGGCAATCGCAAGATGCCGTTGCTGTATGGCCCGGAAGGTAGCGAGACAGAAGTGCTGGAAGGCTATCGCACAATGAGTCAGACGCTAGCCGCCGGGAAGTTTACGTTAAAGACGGTTGCGATGAGTGCGCGGCATTCGTGGCAACTGGGATTAGACGATGATACTCGCCTTGAATTGGGGCGGGATGATAGGGCCAAACGTCTGCAACGCTTCATCGAGTTGTATCCGCTGTTACAGCGGCAGGCTCAGAGCGAAAACAAACGTATCAGCCATGTGGACTTGCGGTACGACAGCGGGGCCGCGATAGGTTGGGCTCCAGCCTTGCTTGATCAACAAAACGGCGATCGGCAACGAGTTGGTCAGTAA
- a CDS encoding D-alanine--D-alanine ligase yields MTEKVAVLLGGTSAEREVSLLSGQAVLAGLKEAGINAHAVDTRDVSVTTLKEEGFTKIFIALHGRGGEDGTLQGVLEFLGLPYTGSGVMASALTMDKLRTKQVWQAVGLPVSPYVALDRRQYSEMAANALLAKFTHLGLPLIVKPSREGSSVGMSKVNTLSELPAALEEAFRHDDDVLVEKWLSGPEYTVAILGDEVLPSIRIQPAGTFYDYEAKYLSDDTQYFCPSGLPDEQEQALAGLAMAAYRAVGCRGWGRVDFMLDSDGAFYLLEVNTSPGMTSHSLVPMAARQRGLTFSQLVVKILALAG; encoded by the coding sequence ATGACTGAGAAAGTTGCTGTATTGCTTGGTGGAACCTCTGCCGAACGTGAAGTGTCGTTACTTTCCGGTCAGGCGGTTTTGGCTGGTCTGAAAGAAGCGGGCATCAACGCACATGCGGTTGATACCCGTGACGTCTCTGTGACGACGTTAAAAGAAGAAGGTTTCACCAAAATTTTCATCGCCTTACATGGTCGCGGTGGCGAAGACGGTACATTGCAAGGCGTTCTGGAATTTCTGGGATTGCCGTATACCGGTAGCGGCGTCATGGCATCTGCGCTGACGATGGATAAACTCCGCACCAAACAGGTGTGGCAAGCGGTGGGATTGCCGGTGTCGCCTTACGTGGCGCTGGATCGCCGCCAGTATTCAGAGATGGCGGCAAACGCATTGTTGGCGAAGTTCACACATCTCGGGTTGCCGCTGATCGTCAAGCCAAGCCGCGAAGGCTCCAGCGTCGGTATGAGCAAAGTGAATACGCTGAGCGAACTACCCGCGGCACTGGAAGAAGCATTCCGTCACGATGACGATGTTCTGGTCGAGAAATGGCTGAGTGGTCCAGAGTATACGGTTGCTATCCTGGGTGATGAGGTATTGCCTTCTATTCGTATTCAGCCTGCGGGTACGTTTTACGATTATGAAGCGAAGTATTTATCGGATGATACGCAGTATTTCTGCCCGAGTGGTCTGCCGGACGAGCAAGAACAGGCGTTAGCTGGATTGGCGATGGCGGCCTATCGCGCGGTGGGTTGTCGTGGGTGGGGACGCGTCGATTTTATGCTGGATAGCGACGGCGCCTTCTATCTGCTTGAAGTGAATACGTCTCCGGGGATGACGAGCCACAGTCTGGTTCCTATGGCGGCGCGTCAGCGTGGCCTGACGTTCTCGCAACTGGTCGTGAAAATTTTGGCGCTCGCTGGCTGA
- the murC gene encoding UDP-N-acetylmuramate--L-alanine ligase, with protein MNTQQLAKLRSIVPEMHRVRHIHFVGIGGAGMGGIAEVLANEGYEISGSDLAPNAVTQQLTELGAQIYFHHRAENVLNASVVVVSSAITADNPEIVAAHDARIPVIRRAEMLAELMRFRHGIAIAGTHGKTTTTAMVTSIYAEAGLDPTFVNGGLVKAAGTHARLGSSRYLIAEADESDASFLHLQPMVAIVTNIEADHMDTYQGDFENLKQTFINFLHNLPFYGQAVMCIDDAVIRELLPRVGRHITTYGFSDDADVRVSGYRQVGAQGHFTLERKDKPLLTVTLNAPGRHNALNAAAAVAVATDEGIDDEAILRALERFQGTGRRFDFLGEYPLELVNGQSGTAMLVDDYGHHPTEVDATIKAARAGWPDKRLVMIFQPHRYTRTRDLYDDFAHVLSQVDVLLMLDVYSAGESPIPGADSRSLCRTIRGRGKIDPILVTDVDTLPELLSQALRGEDLILVQGAGNIGKLARKLADSRLQPQMSE; from the coding sequence GTGAATACTCAACAACTGGCGAAACTACGTTCAATCGTGCCCGAGATGCATCGCGTCCGGCACATACACTTTGTCGGCATCGGCGGTGCTGGCATGGGGGGTATCGCCGAAGTGTTGGCCAACGAAGGCTATGAAATTAGCGGCTCCGATCTGGCACCGAATGCGGTGACGCAACAGTTGACCGAACTTGGCGCGCAAATTTATTTCCACCACCGTGCGGAGAACGTTCTGAACGCCAGCGTGGTGGTGGTATCGAGTGCGATTACTGCGGATAACCCTGAGATCGTCGCTGCACATGATGCACGTATTCCGGTGATCCGTCGTGCCGAGATGTTGGCGGAACTGATGCGTTTTCGTCACGGCATTGCGATTGCGGGGACGCACGGCAAGACGACGACGACGGCGATGGTCACCAGTATTTACGCGGAAGCGGGACTGGATCCAACGTTTGTGAACGGTGGATTGGTGAAGGCGGCGGGAACGCATGCGCGTTTGGGCTCAAGCCGTTATCTGATTGCAGAAGCAGATGAAAGCGATGCGTCTTTCCTGCATTTGCAGCCGATGGTGGCGATTGTGACCAACATTGAAGCCGACCATATGGACACCTATCAGGGGGATTTTGAAAACCTGAAGCAGACGTTCATCAATTTCCTGCACAACCTGCCATTTTATGGGCAAGCGGTGATGTGTATTGATGATGCGGTAATCCGTGAGCTGCTGCCGCGCGTGGGTCGTCATATTACCACGTATGGTTTTAGTGACGATGCCGATGTGCGAGTTTCAGGATATCGCCAGGTTGGCGCGCAAGGGCACTTTACGCTGGAGCGGAAAGATAAACCGCTGCTAACCGTCACGCTGAATGCACCGGGACGTCACAATGCACTTAACGCGGCGGCGGCGGTTGCCGTGGCGACCGATGAAGGCATTGATGATGAGGCGATTCTGCGCGCGCTTGAGCGTTTCCAGGGAACGGGGCGCCGCTTTGATTTTCTCGGTGAATATCCGCTTGAGCTGGTGAATGGGCAAAGCGGTACGGCGATGTTGGTGGATGATTACGGCCACCATCCGACGGAAGTCGATGCCACGATTAAAGCTGCCCGCGCAGGGTGGCCGGATAAGCGGTTGGTCATGATTTTTCAGCCGCATCGCTATACGCGAACCCGCGATTTGTATGACGATTTTGCACATGTGTTATCACAGGTTGACGTGCTGCTGATGCTGGATGTGTATTCCGCTGGAGAGTCGCCGATTCCGGGCGCGGACAGCCGTTCGCTGTGCCGCACAATTCGCGGAAGAGGTAAGATTGATCCGATTCTGGTGACGGATGTGGATACTTTACCGGAACTGTTGTCACAGGCGCTGCGAGGTGAAGACCTGATTTTGGTTCAGGGCGCCGGCAACATCGGTAAACTGGCGCGTAAACTGGCTGATTCCAGATTACAGCCACAGATGAGTGAATGA
- the murG gene encoding undecaprenyldiphospho-muramoylpentapeptide beta-N-acetylglucosaminyltransferase: MSGEGKRLMVMAGGTGGHVFPGLAVAHHLMAQGWQVRWLGTADRMEADLVPKHGIEIDFIRISGLRGKGIWAQLSAPIRIFQAVRQARAIMCRYQPDVVLGMGGYVSGPGGLAAWLCGIPVVLHEQNGIAGLTNRWLSHIAKKVLQAFPGAFPKADVVGNPVRTDVLALPAPETRLADRSGPVRVLVVGGSQGARVLNQTLPGVAAQLGERVTIWHQVGKGALSTVQQAYQDVGQTQHKVTEFIDDMAEAYAWADVVVCRSGALTVSEIAAAGLPALFVPFQHKDRQQYWNALPLEKAGAAKIIEQPQFNVAAVSEVLSGWDRATLLTMAQKARAVAIPDATDRVAAEVSAAAGSRATHVAHG; the protein is encoded by the coding sequence ATGAGTGGCGAAGGCAAGCGTTTGATGGTGATGGCTGGCGGTACGGGCGGGCATGTTTTCCCCGGGCTAGCGGTTGCGCACCACCTGATGGCGCAGGGCTGGCAGGTTCGCTGGTTAGGTACGGCGGATCGCATGGAAGCTGATTTGGTGCCTAAGCATGGTATCGAAATTGATTTTATCCGCATTTCTGGCTTGCGTGGTAAAGGCATTTGGGCGCAGTTAAGCGCACCGATTCGTATTTTTCAGGCGGTACGTCAGGCGCGGGCGATTATGTGCCGCTACCAGCCTGATGTGGTGCTGGGGATGGGCGGTTACGTTTCCGGCCCCGGTGGTTTGGCCGCCTGGCTGTGCGGAATTCCGGTCGTACTGCATGAACAGAACGGGATCGCAGGGTTGACCAACCGCTGGTTATCCCACATCGCAAAAAAAGTATTGCAGGCGTTTCCGGGCGCGTTTCCCAAAGCGGATGTGGTGGGTAACCCCGTCAGAACCGATGTGCTGGCGTTGCCCGCACCGGAAACACGATTAGCCGATCGCTCAGGCCCTGTGAGGGTGCTGGTTGTTGGCGGTAGTCAGGGCGCAAGAGTGCTGAACCAAACGCTACCTGGCGTGGCAGCACAGTTGGGCGAACGGGTGACGATTTGGCATCAGGTCGGTAAAGGCGCGTTATCAACCGTTCAACAGGCTTATCAGGATGTTGGACAGACGCAGCACAAGGTTACCGAGTTCATTGATGATATGGCGGAAGCTTACGCTTGGGCGGATGTTGTAGTGTGCCGTTCCGGCGCATTGACCGTCAGTGAAATTGCGGCGGCTGGGTTACCAGCGCTGTTTGTGCCGTTCCAGCATAAAGATCGGCAGCAGTATTGGAATGCGCTGCCGTTGGAAAAAGCGGGTGCAGCAAAAATTATTGAGCAGCCACAGTTTAATGTGGCGGCTGTCAGCGAGGTGCTGTCCGGTTGGGATCGTGCAACCTTGCTGACAATGGCGCAGAAAGCCCGTGCAGTGGCGATTCCAGATGCAACCGATCGGGTTGCTGCGGAAGTCAGTGCAGCGGCAGGCAGTCGGGCCACACACGTGGCTCACGGTTAA
- the ftsW gene encoding cell division protein FtsW has product MRFSGMAFIERIKNWVMGTRESDTLSVVLYDRTLVWLTLGLAVIGFVMVTSASMPVGQRLASDPFLFAKRDAIYLGLAFGLSLVTLRVPMEIWQRYSPVLLLLAMVMLLVVLAVGSSVNGASRWISLGPLRIQPAELSKLALFCYLSSYMVRKVEEVRNNFWGFCKPMGVMVVLAVLLLAQPDLGTVVVLFITTLAMLFLAGAKMWQFLAIIGCGVFAVGLLIVAEPYRMRRVTSFWNPWDDPFGSGYQLTQSLMAFGRGEFWGQGLGNSVQKLEYLPEAHTDFIFSILGEELGYIGVVLALLMIFFVAFRAMSIGKRALEIDQRFSGFLACSIGIWFSFQTLVNVGAAAGMLPTKGLTLPLISYGGSSLLIMSTAIVLLLRIDFETRLTKAQAFTRGAR; this is encoded by the coding sequence ATGCGGTTCTCCGGGATGGCGTTTATCGAACGCATCAAGAACTGGGTTATGGGAACGCGTGAAAGCGATACGCTGAGCGTGGTTCTCTACGACAGGACGCTGGTGTGGTTGACGCTTGGTCTGGCTGTGATTGGTTTTGTGATGGTGACGTCAGCTTCCATGCCTGTCGGACAACGCCTTGCCAGCGACCCGTTCCTGTTTGCGAAACGCGATGCGATTTATCTTGGGTTAGCATTTGGTTTGTCGTTAGTCACGCTGCGTGTCCCGATGGAGATATGGCAGCGCTACAGCCCGGTGCTGCTATTGCTCGCGATGGTGATGCTGTTGGTGGTGCTGGCGGTGGGGAGTTCGGTCAACGGTGCATCCCGCTGGATTTCGCTGGGGCCGCTGCGTATTCAGCCTGCGGAATTATCCAAGCTGGCGCTGTTTTGCTACCTGTCCAGCTACATGGTGCGCAAAGTTGAAGAAGTGAGAAATAACTTCTGGGGTTTTTGCAAACCTATGGGGGTGATGGTGGTGTTGGCGGTGCTGCTGCTGGCGCAGCCTGACCTCGGTACCGTGGTTGTGCTCTTTATTACGACGCTGGCGATGCTGTTTCTGGCCGGTGCCAAGATGTGGCAGTTTTTGGCGATTATCGGCTGTGGCGTGTTTGCCGTTGGCCTGTTGATTGTCGCTGAGCCTTACCGTATGCGACGTGTGACGTCTTTCTGGAATCCGTGGGACGATCCGTTCGGCAGCGGTTACCAGTTGACGCAATCCCTGATGGCATTTGGGCGCGGCGAATTCTGGGGGCAAGGGCTGGGGAATTCAGTACAGAAGCTGGAATATTTGCCGGAAGCGCATACCGATTTCATTTTCTCTATTTTAGGTGAGGAACTCGGCTATATCGGTGTGGTTTTGGCGTTGTTAATGATATTCTTCGTCGCTTTTCGCGCGATGTCTATCGGGAAGCGGGCGCTGGAGATCGATCAGCGTTTTTCGGGCTTTCTGGCGTGCTCTATCGGTATCTGGTTCAGTTTTCAGACGCTGGTAAACGTAGGCGCGGCGGCGGGGATGCTACCGACGAAAGGGCTGACGTTGCCGCTGATCAGTTACGGCGGTTCCAGTTTGCTGATTATGTCGACGGCGATTGTTTTGCTGTTACGCATTGATTTTGAAACGCGTCTGACGAAAGCGCAGGCGTTTACGAGAGGTGCCCGATGA
- the murD gene encoding UDP-N-acetylmuramoyl-L-alanine--D-glutamate ligase has translation MVDYQGKKVVIIGLGLTGLSCVDFFLARGVVPRVVDTRISPPGLDKLPEQVERHLGSLNEDWLMNADLIVASPGVALATPILCDAADAGIEIVGDIELFCREAQAPIVAITGSNGKSTVTTLVGEMARAAGWQVGVGGNIGLPALQLLEQPAQLYVLELSSFQLETTSSLHAAAATILNVTEDHTNRYPFGLQQYRAAKLRIYEHADLCVVNADDALTMPVRGADARCRSFGVDVGDYHLNRQQGETWLRVDGERVLNTREIKLVGQHNYTNALAALALADAVKIPRASALTALTTFTGLPHRFQMAFERNGVRWINDSKATNVGSTEAALSGLTVEGTLHLLLGGDGKSADFSPLVPYLQGEHIRLYCFGRDGQQLAALRPEIAEQTETMEQAMRAIAERVKPGDMVLLSPACASLDQFRSFEQRGDEFARLAEELG, from the coding sequence ATGGTGGACTATCAGGGTAAAAAAGTCGTCATTATCGGGTTGGGCCTGACTGGGCTCTCCTGTGTTGATTTCTTTCTCGCACGTGGTGTGGTGCCGCGCGTGGTGGATACCCGTATCAGTCCGCCGGGTTTGGATAAGCTGCCTGAGCAGGTAGAGCGACACCTCGGCAGTCTGAATGAAGACTGGCTGATGAACGCGGATTTGATCGTCGCCAGCCCCGGCGTTGCGTTGGCGACACCGATTCTGTGCGATGCTGCCGACGCTGGCATTGAAATCGTTGGCGATATTGAACTGTTCTGCCGTGAAGCACAGGCTCCGATTGTGGCGATTACCGGTTCTAACGGTAAAAGTACGGTGACGACGCTGGTCGGTGAAATGGCGCGTGCTGCAGGCTGGCAGGTGGGCGTTGGCGGTAATATCGGACTCCCCGCGCTGCAACTGCTTGAGCAGCCCGCTCAGCTTTATGTGTTGGAGCTGTCGAGTTTCCAACTCGAAACGACGAGCAGCCTGCACGCCGCTGCGGCAACCATTCTGAACGTGACGGAAGATCACACCAACCGTTATCCGTTTGGTCTACAGCAGTATCGGGCCGCGAAATTGCGTATTTATGAACACGCAGACTTGTGTGTTGTGAACGCTGACGATGCGCTGACCATGCCGGTTCGCGGTGCGGATGCGCGCTGCCGCAGTTTTGGCGTCGATGTTGGTGATTATCATCTTAATCGTCAGCAGGGAGAAACCTGGCTGCGGGTAGACGGTGAGCGCGTGCTTAACACCCGTGAAATCAAGCTTGTTGGCCAGCACAACTATACGAATGCATTGGCAGCACTGGCGCTGGCTGATGCCGTGAAGATTCCGCGTGCTTCTGCGCTGACGGCGCTGACGACGTTTACCGGGCTGCCGCACCGTTTTCAAATGGCCTTCGAACGCAACGGCGTACGGTGGATCAATGATTCTAAAGCCACGAATGTGGGGAGCACTGAAGCTGCATTGAGTGGTTTGACCGTCGAAGGCACGTTGCACCTGCTGTTAGGTGGTGATGGAAAATCTGCCGACTTCTCACCACTGGTGCCGTATTTACAAGGTGAACACATTCGTTTGTATTGTTTTGGTCGTGATGGACAGCAACTGGCTGCGTTACGTCCAGAAATTGCTGAACAAACAGAAACGATGGAACAGGCGATGCGTGCCATCGCCGAACGCGTTAAGCCGGGCGATATGGTGTTGCTGTCGCCAGCCTGTGCAAGTCTGGATCAGTTCCGCAGTTTTGAACAGCGAGGCGATGAATTCGCTCGTCTGGCGGAGGAGTTAGGCTGA